The proteins below are encoded in one region of Coffea arabica cultivar ET-39 chromosome 4c, Coffea Arabica ET-39 HiFi, whole genome shotgun sequence:
- the LOC113740375 gene encoding protein NRT1/ PTR FAMILY 2.11, with translation MDDTKLKENDTGVKKDEVKYRGIKAMPFIIGNETFEKLGTVGTISNLLVYLTTVFNMSTISATNLINIFNGTCNFGTLIGAFFSDTYFGRYNTIGFASVASVLGMLILTLTAAIPQLHPSPCGTDSSKCVGPTAGQLAVLLSGFGFLVIGASGIRPCNLAFGADQFNPNTESGRRGTNSFFNWYYFTFTFAVMVSLTIIVYVQSNISWAIGLAIPAFMMFLSCTFFFVGTRIYVMVLPQGSPLTSVVQVIVAASKKRKLALLDQPPDSLFDFISPNSINSKLPYTDQFGFLNKAAIITPEDHINADGSAHNPWRLCSIQQVEEVKCIIRVVPIWIAGIIYSIVLNLMQTYGVFQAIQADRRLGNTRFKIPAASYTIFQMLSLTAWIPIYDRIIVPYLRKITKKEAGITVLQKMGVGMVIAVATMVVSALVENWRRTVALTKPTIGVVAQKGDISSLSAFWLTPQMALAGLSEAFTVIAEVEFFYKQFPESMRSFGGSFLFCGIAMCSYLSSFMISIVHKGTRNASGIDWLAEDLNKGRLDYFYYLVTALEVLNLGYFLICAKWYKYRGTQGKSNNGAVAMEDLSSRAHMV, from the exons ATGGATGATACTAAGTTGAAGGAGAATGATACTGGTGTCAAGAAGGATGAAGTCAAGTACAGAGGAATCAAAGCTATGCCTTTCATCATAG GAAATGAAACGTTCGAGAAGCTGGGAACAGTCGGAACTATATCCAATCTGTTGGTGTATCTGACGACTGTCTTTAACATGAGTACTATTAGTGCAACAAATCTCATTAACATCTTCAATGGTACCTGCAATTTTGGAACCTTGATTGGAGCTTTCTTCTCGGACACTTACTTCGGCCGATACAACACCATAGGCTTTGCTTCAGTGGCTTCTGTCTTG GGAATGCTCATATTGACGCTAACTGCAGCGATTCCTCAGTTGCATCCCTCTCCTTGCGGAACAGACAGCAGCAAATGTGTTGGACCAACAGCAGGGCAACTAGCTGTCCTGTTGAGTGGATTCGGATTCCTAGTGATTGGAGCTAGTGGCATAAGACCATGTAATTTGGCCTTTGGTGCAGACCAGTTTAATCCCAATACAGAGTCCGGTAGAAGGGGAACCAATAGTTTCTTCAATTGGTATTATTTCACCTTTACATTTGCCGTGATGGTATCCTTGACAATCATTGTCTATGTGCAATCCAATATCAGTTGGGCTATCGGATTGGCAATCCCTGCATTCATGATGTTCTTATCCTGCACTTTCTTCTTCGTGGGTACGAGAATATATGTGATGGTACTGCCACAGGGTAGTCCCTTGACTAGTGTGGTACAAGTAATTGTTGCTGCAAgcaaaaaaaggaaattggcTTTGCTAGATCAGCCACCGGATTCTCTTTTTGATTTCATATCTCCAAATTCAATCAACTCTAAGCTTCCTTACACAGATCAGTTCGG GTTCCTGAACAAAGCAGCAATCATAACCCCTGAAGATCATATCAACGCGGATGGTTCAGCACACAATCCATGGAGGCTTTGCAGCATCCAGCAGGTGGAAGAAGTGAAATGCATAATCAGAGTGGTTCCCATATGGATTGCAGGAATTATATACTCTATAGTTCTGAACTTGATGCAGACTTATGGGGTTTTCCAGGCCATCCAAGCTGATAGACGCCTTGGAAATACCCGCTTCAAAATCCCAGCAGCATCTTACACAATTTTTCAGATGTTGAGCCTCACAGCATGGATTCCAATATATGATAGGATCATTGTTCCGTATCTTCGTAAAATCACCAAGAAAGAAGCCGGTATAACTGTCCTCCAAAAGATGGGTGTTGGCATGGTAATTGCAGTGGCTACCATGGTGGTATCTGCTCTAGTGGAAAACTGGAGAAGAACGGTGGCTCTTACTAAGCCAACCATAGGAGTCGTAGCTCAAAAAGGCGACATTTCTTCCTTGAGTGCCTTTTGGTTAACCCCTCAAATGGCTCTAGCAGGGCTTTCAGAAGCATTTACCGTCATTGCTGAAGTTGAATTTTTCTATAAGCAGTTCCCCGAGAGCATGAGAAGTTTTGGAGGGTCATTCTTGTTTTGTGGAATTGCAATGTGTAGTTATTTGAGCAGCTTCATGATATCAATAGTCCACAAAGGGACCAGAAATGCATCCGGAATAGACTGGTTGGCTGAAGATCTCAACAAGGGAAGATTGGATTACTTCTATTACCTGGTTACTGCTTTGGAAGTTCTCAATTTAGGATACTTTCTAATTTGTGCTAAGTGGTATAAGTACAGAGGAACACAAGGCAAGAGCAATAATGGTGCTGTTGCCATGGAAGATTTAAGCTCCAGAGCACATATGGTATAA